The Astyanax mexicanus isolate ESR-SI-001 chromosome 14, AstMex3_surface, whole genome shotgun sequence genome window below encodes:
- the pnoca gene encoding prepronociceptin produces MKTPLWTLLLLGLCVPGHSDCQKDCLFCGQILPKDLTFNTLVCLVECGKASPGLNWEMCRTAMEEGPQASLSVGGTMLKRAEEEVESVLPLEQSDGGLVYSNALQRFDHVARAMGLDQLGRESQSTQYSASYQSQQSQQSQSAEGDGEDEEDGGREMENDQDGAPVNLTKRFGGFLKSKYGYRKFMDPGRSLQKRYGGFIGVRKSARKWNNQKRFSEFLKQYLGMTTRASEFNSVSTGIAQQNEV; encoded by the exons ATGAAGACGCCGCTCTGGACCCTGCTGCTCCTGGGGCTGTGTGTCCCTGGACACAGCGACTGTCAGAAGGACTGTCTGTTCTGCGGTCAGATCCTGCCCAAAGACCTCACCTTCAACACACTG GTCTGCTTGGTGGAATGTGGCAAGGCTTCACCGGGCCTGAACTGGGAGATGTGTCGCACAGCCATGGAAGAAGGACCGCAGGCCTCCCTGTCAGTAGGGGGCACCATGCTGAAAAGAGCTGAAGAGGAGGTGGAGTCAGTGCTGCCTCTGGAGCAGAGCGACGGAGGCCTGGTGTATTCTAACGCTCTGCAGAGGTTTGACCACGTGGCTCGGGCCATGGGTCTGGACCAACTGGGCCGGGAGAGCCAAAGCACCCAGTATAGCGCCTCCTACCAGTCCCAGCAGTCCCAGCAGTCCCAGTCCGCAGAGGGAGACGGGGAGGATGAGGAGGACGGGGGCAGAGAGATGGAGAACGATCAGGATGGTGCACCAGTAAATCTGACCAAACGCTTTGGAGGCTTCTTGAAGAGCAAGTACGGCTACAGGAAGTTCATGGACCCTGGCAGGTCTTTACAGAAGAGGTACGGAGGCTTCATCGGCGTCCGCAAGTCTGCCCGGAAGTGGAACAACCAGAAGCGCTTCAGCGAGTTTCTAAAGCAGTACTTGGGCATGACCACTCGGGCCAGTGAGTTCAACAGCGTGTCGACTGGTATCGCCCAGCAGAACGAAGTCTAG